The proteins below are encoded in one region of Pantoea sp. At-9b:
- a CDS encoding LLM class flavin-dependent oxidoreductase, which produces MSAEKKTLLFNGFLMNVVGHVSAGLWRHPDDRASEYTTLDYWISIARLLDEAGFDAMFIADALGQIDVYQGKPDAALRTAAQSPVNDPLLLVSAMAAATQQLSFGITVSTTYEHPYLLARKFTTLDHLTKGRVAWNIVTSVLESAARNLGLERQMDHDERYERAQEFLEVTYKLWEGSWEEDAVRRDRQQGVYTDPAKVHPIRHQGRWFSVPDAHLSEPSPQRTPVLFQAGTSDRGRQFAAQNAEVVFLGGTTALAIRNNIERIRALARQQGRADEAIRFITAVSVVVAETDEQAHAKFQDYLSYTSQEAALALFSAWTGVDWSEWPLDAPLQYIETNASRSALVGLTRIDAERVWTVGDISNYIGIGGIHPTLVGSPQTVADALEALADESGIDGFNLAYAISPGSFEDFVRWVVPELQARGRMRRPDGRASTLRERLQGEGQRHLRNDHPGTRFRDLHTQRYPGSDA; this is translated from the coding sequence ATGAGCGCTGAGAAGAAAACGCTGTTATTTAATGGCTTCTTAATGAATGTGGTCGGCCATGTCTCGGCTGGATTGTGGCGTCACCCTGACGATCGCGCCAGTGAATACACTACGCTGGACTACTGGATATCAATCGCTCGCCTGCTGGATGAAGCCGGTTTCGACGCGATGTTTATCGCGGATGCGCTGGGGCAGATCGACGTGTATCAGGGCAAACCGGACGCTGCCTTGCGCACGGCGGCACAGTCGCCAGTCAACGACCCGCTGCTGCTGGTGTCGGCGATGGCGGCCGCCACACAACAACTGAGTTTTGGTATCACCGTTTCGACCACCTATGAACATCCTTACCTGCTGGCGCGCAAATTCACCACCCTGGACCATCTGACCAAAGGACGGGTGGCGTGGAACATCGTCACGTCGGTGCTGGAATCGGCCGCGCGTAACCTTGGGCTGGAACGCCAGATGGACCACGACGAACGTTACGAGCGCGCGCAGGAGTTCCTGGAAGTGACCTACAAACTGTGGGAAGGCTCATGGGAAGAGGATGCGGTCAGACGCGATCGCCAGCAGGGTGTCTACACCGATCCGGCTAAAGTCCATCCGATTCGTCATCAGGGACGCTGGTTCAGCGTACCGGATGCCCATTTATCTGAACCCAGCCCACAACGAACACCGGTCCTGTTCCAGGCGGGCACCTCCGATCGTGGCCGTCAGTTTGCGGCGCAGAATGCGGAGGTGGTGTTCCTCGGTGGCACCACTGCGCTGGCGATTCGCAACAATATCGAACGTATTCGCGCGCTGGCACGCCAGCAAGGGCGTGCTGATGAGGCCATTCGTTTTATCACCGCGGTCAGCGTGGTGGTGGCGGAAACCGATGAACAGGCCCATGCCAAATTTCAGGATTACCTCAGCTACACCAGTCAGGAAGCGGCACTGGCGTTGTTCTCCGCCTGGACCGGGGTGGACTGGTCCGAATGGCCGCTTGATGCGCCGTTGCAATATATCGAAACCAACGCCAGCCGTTCTGCCCTGGTCGGGTTAACCCGCATTGATGCCGAACGCGTCTGGACGGTGGGTGATATCAGTAACTACATCGGCATCGGTGGTATTCATCCGACGTTGGTGGGCAGCCCGCAAACGGTGGCCGATGCGCTGGAAGCGCTGGCAGATGAGTCCGGCATTGATGGTTTTAACCTCGCGTATGCCATCAGCCCCGGCAGTTTTGAAGATTTTGTCCGCTGGGTGGTACCGGAATTACAGGCGCGTGGGCGGATGCGCCGTCCTGATGGCCGCGCCTCGACGCTGCGTGAACGTCTACAGGGGGAGGGGCAACGTCATCTGCGCAACGACCATCCCGGTACGCGCTTCCGTGATCTGCATACCCAGCGCTATCCGGGAAGTGACGCATGA
- a CDS encoding ABC transporter ATP-binding protein, whose amino-acid sequence MTLLTVSQLNVQFGSDRVVQDVSLSIAPGEVLALAGESGSGKSITAAAILGLLPQQAKASGDILFHHQPLLNQPDARLNRLRGHALAMVAQNSLSTLDPSWRVGQQLQHNLRRLDPRLSRRERRAGAIHWLERMHIRQPEQVMARYPHELSGGMRQRILIALAAMCQPELLIADEPTTALDASVQREVLHLLRELCQQQQMAMLLISHDFGVVASLSDRVAVMRHGRIVETGNTAEVIAAPQHPYTQALLAAVPHPNRQPPPAAASSTLLRATGLGRDYWQREFSGWWPRNVRFSAVEAVDLQLHAGEIVGIIGESGSGKSTLARLLAQLVPASRGELQFAGDSLAAFRRQLQCVFQDSLASFNPRLTLREQLIRPQLRLAVVRDRESALARAQQLFSEVGLEPALLDRYPHQLSGGQRQRANIARALVVNPRCLLLDEPTSALDLSVQAQVIALLQRLHQQHQLTYLFISHNLALVAQFCQRILVMEAGRVVDDFTRDALYDAGRHPVTQRLLAASTLLSDSRDKPQPVAFAKQQRQA is encoded by the coding sequence ATGACGTTATTAACGGTTTCTCAGCTTAACGTGCAGTTCGGCAGCGATCGTGTGGTGCAGGATGTGTCGCTGAGTATCGCGCCGGGTGAAGTGCTGGCACTGGCCGGGGAGTCCGGGTCCGGTAAAAGCATCACGGCTGCCGCCATCCTCGGTTTGCTACCGCAACAGGCCAAAGCCAGTGGCGACATCCTGTTCCACCATCAGCCGCTGCTTAACCAGCCCGATGCCCGGCTGAATCGTCTGCGCGGCCATGCGCTGGCGATGGTTGCGCAGAATTCACTCTCCACCCTCGACCCGTCATGGCGGGTAGGGCAGCAATTGCAACATAACCTGCGTCGCCTCGATCCCCGGCTCAGCCGGAGGGAACGGCGCGCCGGGGCGATTCACTGGCTGGAACGGATGCACATCCGGCAGCCTGAGCAGGTCATGGCGCGCTACCCGCATGAACTGAGCGGTGGCATGCGGCAACGTATTCTGATCGCGCTGGCGGCGATGTGTCAGCCCGAGTTGTTGATTGCCGATGAACCCACCACGGCACTGGATGCCAGCGTGCAACGCGAAGTGCTGCACTTATTACGCGAGCTGTGCCAGCAACAACAGATGGCGATGCTGCTGATCTCCCACGATTTTGGCGTAGTGGCGTCGCTCAGCGATCGCGTTGCGGTGATGCGTCATGGCCGCATTGTGGAAACCGGCAACACCGCTGAGGTGATTGCCGCGCCACAACATCCGTATACGCAAGCGTTACTGGCGGCAGTGCCACACCCCAATCGTCAGCCACCACCGGCAGCCGCCAGCAGCACGCTGTTACGGGCGACAGGATTAGGGCGTGACTACTGGCAGCGTGAATTTTCAGGCTGGTGGCCGCGCAACGTGCGTTTCAGTGCGGTTGAGGCGGTTGATCTGCAACTGCATGCCGGGGAAATCGTCGGCATTATCGGTGAATCCGGCTCGGGCAAATCGACCTTAGCCCGCCTGCTGGCGCAACTGGTCCCTGCAAGTCGTGGTGAGCTGCAATTTGCGGGTGATTCGCTGGCGGCATTCCGTCGCCAGTTGCAGTGCGTGTTTCAGGACAGCCTGGCGTCATTTAACCCTCGACTGACACTGCGCGAACAGCTGATTCGTCCGCAGTTACGTCTGGCAGTGGTGCGCGACCGTGAGAGCGCGTTAGCTCGTGCACAGCAGCTGTTTAGTGAGGTGGGGCTGGAACCGGCGTTGCTCGATCGCTACCCCCATCAGCTGTCTGGCGGCCAGCGCCAGCGCGCCAATATTGCGCGCGCGCTGGTGGTCAATCCGCGTTGTCTGCTACTGGATGAACCCACCTCGGCCCTTGATTTATCGGTGCAGGCGCAGGTGATCGCGCTGTTACAACGGCTGCATCAGCAGCACCAACTCACTTATCTGTTTATCAGTCATAACCTCGCACTGGTTGCCCAGTTTTGTCAGCGCATCCTGGTGATGGAGGCAGGACGCGTGGTTGATGATTTCACGCGTGATGCGCTCTACGACGCCGGACGACATCCGGTCACGCAGCGTTTACTGGCGGCCAGCACCTTGCTGTCGGACAGCCGTGACAAACCACAACCGGTCGCGTTCGCCAAACAACAACGTCAGGCTTAA
- a CDS encoding ABC transporter permease yields MTLRRLMVQQPLAAASLVLLVLMIAIAMLAPWLAPYDPLQAFPGLRLAAPGTPGHLLGGDNQGRDMLSRLIWGGRSALGASILPVIFAAVVSLALGMFAGYRHGAISAFIMRCIDMLFAFPMVLLAIGLSAVLGSGYLTVIITLICSVIPYLTRVVYSDTRVEVQKEYVEALRAQGASHADILFRELLPNVVTPLLVYTTSLLGGMVVFLAGLSFLGLGVQPPQADWGRMVGEGAQMMILGAPHIATLPALAIVVVSLAFNWLGDGLRDLLDPHR; encoded by the coding sequence ATGACGCTACGTCGATTGATGGTTCAGCAACCGCTGGCCGCCGCCAGCCTGGTGTTGTTGGTGCTGATGATCGCCATCGCAATGCTGGCCCCCTGGCTGGCACCTTATGATCCGCTCCAGGCTTTTCCTGGCTTGCGCCTGGCCGCTCCGGGTACGCCGGGCCATCTGCTCGGGGGGGATAACCAAGGGCGCGATATGCTCAGCCGCTTGATTTGGGGCGGACGTAGCGCGCTGGGGGCCTCGATTCTGCCAGTGATCTTCGCCGCCGTCGTCAGCCTGGCGTTAGGTATGTTTGCCGGTTACCGCCATGGCGCGATCTCCGCGTTTATCATGCGCTGCATCGATATGCTGTTCGCCTTCCCGATGGTGCTGTTGGCGATTGGTCTGTCGGCGGTACTCGGCAGCGGCTACCTCACCGTGATTATCACCCTGATTTGTAGCGTGATCCCTTACCTGACGCGGGTGGTGTACAGCGATACCCGCGTTGAGGTGCAGAAGGAGTACGTCGAGGCATTGCGCGCACAGGGTGCCAGCCATGCCGACATCCTGTTCCGTGAGTTATTACCCAATGTCGTGACGCCCTTGTTGGTCTACACCACCTCTCTGTTGGGCGGCATGGTGGTGTTTCTGGCCGGGCTGAGCTTCCTCGGTCTGGGCGTCCAACCGCCACAGGCCGACTGGGGGCGGATGGTGGGTGAAGGGGCGCAGATGATGATCCTCGGCGCACCGCATATCGCTACGCTGCCCGCGCTGGCGATTGTGGTGGTGTCACTGGCATTTAACTGGCTGGGAGATGGCTTACGCGATCTCCTCGACCCGCATCGCTGA
- a CDS encoding ABC transporter permease → MIRLIFMRLLQAIPLVWVISLLVFLIAKLAPGDPITNALAGQLSQDAIEHIRQLYGLDKPAALQYLLWLKNLLTGDWGMSLTMRTPVIEVLGGAFGNTLILTGAAVLLCLIPGVIIGVMCGLWHGTRRDRLVMLVVQLGHNIPIFWLGVFFIWLFAVKLRWFPVSGMYDMRGDQGLADLLHHLFLPALSTALISMLILARQVRSSTITIMQQDYLRTYRALGYPRRVLLWRHLGRNLLAPIVSITGLQIGYLLSGVIFIEKIFAWPGIGSQLYNAAAGQDYPTIQTGVMLVALCFVVVNLLSDLMQNWLNPRQRGQL, encoded by the coding sequence ATGATACGCCTGATCTTTATGCGGCTGTTGCAGGCAATTCCGCTGGTGTGGGTGATCTCATTGCTGGTGTTTCTGATTGCCAAACTGGCACCTGGCGATCCCATCACCAACGCACTGGCGGGCCAGTTGTCGCAGGACGCGATTGAACACATTCGTCAGCTCTACGGGCTGGATAAACCTGCCGCACTGCAATATCTGCTGTGGCTGAAAAACCTCCTGACCGGTGACTGGGGCATGTCTCTGACCATGCGCACGCCGGTGATTGAGGTGTTAGGTGGTGCGTTTGGCAACACGCTGATCCTCACCGGAGCCGCCGTGTTGTTGTGCCTGATCCCTGGGGTAATCATCGGGGTGATGTGCGGTTTGTGGCACGGCACTCGTCGCGACCGCCTGGTGATGCTGGTGGTGCAGCTTGGCCACAATATCCCGATTTTCTGGCTCGGGGTGTTTTTCATCTGGCTGTTTGCCGTCAAATTACGCTGGTTCCCGGTATCGGGCATGTACGACATGCGCGGCGATCAGGGGCTGGCGGATCTGCTGCATCATCTGTTTCTCCCGGCGCTCTCCACCGCACTGATCTCCATGCTGATCCTGGCGCGCCAGGTGCGCAGCAGCACGATCACCATCATGCAGCAGGACTATCTGCGCACTTACCGCGCATTGGGCTATCCGCGCCGGGTACTGCTGTGGCGTCATCTGGGACGTAATTTATTGGCTCCGATCGTCAGCATTACCGGCTTGCAGATTGGCTATCTGCTCAGCGGGGTCATCTTTATTGAGAAAATTTTTGCCTGGCCGGGGATCGGTTCCCAGTTGTACAACGCGGCTGCCGGGCAGGATTATCCCACCATTCAGACCGGGGTGATGTTGGTTGCGCTGTGCTTTGTGGTGGTAAATCTGCTTAGCGACCTGATGCAAAATTGGCTGAATCCCCGGCAGCGGGGGCAGTTGTGA
- a CDS encoding ABC transporter substrate-binding protein encodes MQNKPHDESVDASRRLLIKLSALSPLIFIGMGRSLPALAADDEAQRYGKTLIVGQALEPTIYDPNRQYSYETYRVDKHIYESLVAEDLSVPAAQGTPPIIPALATQWQVNDDATVYTFQLRQGVVFHDGTPFDAEAVRFNVRRFTDPTFDYFDPRSQATMAQVYGDLKTLEVIDPHTVAYHFNHPFPDFLRFLPQGNWVSGIFSPAALQKWGQDGLAEHPTGTGPYRFVLRVRNDRTELVRNDSWWGKKPYMERIIFRPILDGSTGISALQSGQVDILSRTPTDAVDLLAQSGYQVHDSVEANQLFLGWNFANRFTSQLAVRQAVIKAIDREGLVKTLLNGHAVASYNILNRANEAFLASQKDYLYDPEGAKKLLADAGFKPGDVSFTIITYDQNQPVIEWIQRDLSKVGINVQVVSQEWITYSSHLANLAPETGLFTMEWGLITPQWLRVAWKNYVVSRGKGEAVITGVAELIEKASVTVDRQQALTLWHQVNQQFQQQAAFVPLLALNRVFTSSPAVQGFNVPAQNFYDLTRVWLKS; translated from the coding sequence ATGCAAAACAAACCTCACGATGAGAGCGTTGATGCCTCTCGTCGTCTGCTTATTAAGTTGTCAGCACTCTCTCCGCTGATATTTATCGGTATGGGCCGCAGTTTGCCAGCATTGGCCGCAGACGACGAGGCGCAACGCTACGGTAAAACGTTAATTGTTGGTCAGGCGCTGGAACCAACAATTTATGATCCTAACCGGCAATATTCCTATGAAACCTACCGTGTTGATAAACACATCTATGAATCCTTAGTCGCTGAGGATTTGTCGGTTCCTGCCGCGCAGGGGACGCCGCCAATTATTCCGGCGCTGGCGACCCAGTGGCAGGTCAATGACGATGCCACGGTCTACACCTTTCAACTGCGGCAAGGCGTGGTGTTTCATGACGGCACTCCTTTTGATGCCGAAGCGGTGCGTTTTAATGTGCGGCGTTTTACCGATCCCACCTTCGACTATTTTGACCCACGTTCTCAGGCGACGATGGCGCAGGTGTACGGGGATCTGAAAACCCTGGAGGTGATTGATCCGCACACCGTGGCTTACCACTTCAATCATCCGTTCCCGGATTTTCTGCGCTTTTTACCCCAGGGCAACTGGGTATCTGGCATTTTCAGTCCGGCAGCGTTGCAGAAATGGGGGCAGGATGGCCTGGCGGAACACCCCACCGGCACCGGTCCGTATCGCTTTGTGCTGCGGGTACGTAATGACCGCACCGAATTGGTCAGAAATGACAGCTGGTGGGGTAAGAAACCCTATATGGAACGCATCATTTTCCGGCCGATTCTCGATGGCAGTACCGGCATCAGCGCATTGCAGTCCGGGCAGGTCGATATCCTGTCACGCACCCCAACCGATGCGGTAGATTTGCTGGCGCAAAGCGGTTACCAGGTACACGACAGCGTCGAAGCCAACCAACTGTTTCTCGGCTGGAACTTCGCCAACCGTTTCACCAGCCAACTGGCGGTGCGCCAGGCGGTGATTAAAGCCATCGATCGCGAAGGGTTAGTCAAAACCCTACTCAACGGCCATGCGGTGGCAAGTTACAACATTCTGAATCGCGCCAATGAAGCCTTTCTGGCGAGCCAAAAAGATTATCTATACGACCCGGAAGGCGCGAAGAAACTGCTGGCGGATGCCGGTTTCAAACCTGGTGACGTCAGTTTCACCATTATCACCTACGACCAAAACCAGCCGGTGATTGAGTGGATTCAGCGTGATCTGAGCAAGGTGGGCATTAACGTGCAGGTGGTCTCTCAGGAGTGGATCACCTATAGCTCCCATCTCGCCAACCTTGCGCCAGAAACCGGCCTGTTCACCATGGAGTGGGGATTGATTACGCCACAATGGCTGCGTGTGGCATGGAAAAACTATGTGGTCAGCCGGGGCAAAGGTGAAGCGGTGATCACCGGCGTGGCGGAGTTAATTGAGAAAGCCTCCGTTACCGTCGATCGCCAACAGGCGCTGACACTATGGCATCAGGTCAATCAGCAATTTCAGCAGCAGGCCGCCTTTGTGCCGTTGCTGGCGCTGAACCGTGTCTTTACCAGCTCCCCGGCGGTACAGGGATTCAATGTCCCGGCACAGAACTTCTATGATTTGACGCGGGTGTGGCTCAAATCATGA
- a CDS encoding LLM class flavin-dependent oxidoreductase — MSEKKRIILSGFTMAAVSHINYGMWRHPDEQGWRYTDIDYWTELARLLEENHFDCLFIADALGLLDNWGDSPAASLRNGIQSPLIDPLLLVSAMAASTQRLGFGITVSTTYEQPYLLARKFTTLDHLSNGRIAWNIVTSQLESAARNLGLERQMDHDQRYERADEFLAVCYKLWQHSWQRDALRRDKQAGIYSDPTKVHAIGHHGAWFDVPDAHLSEPSPQRTPVLFQAGGSPRGIAFAAKHAEVVFVAGLDAAGVKKQVQAIKACAREYGRAADSIKFISAVTVITAATGDAAQARFAELQHYYDLEGALVHYAASTGVDLSQHDIDAPLDWRHTNSNQSLLKMVTGTEGEPRKTLREVFLPASGLGRQKTFVGSGEQVATQLEQWLEESDTDGINLAQWLSPSSFADFARWVVPVLQQRGRLGSNLPGSTLRQCLFPQGGNEPAIDHPAQNPLP; from the coding sequence ATGTCAGAGAAAAAAAGAATTATTTTGAGCGGTTTTACCATGGCGGCCGTCTCACATATTAATTATGGCATGTGGCGTCATCCTGATGAGCAGGGTTGGCGTTATACCGATATTGATTACTGGACGGAATTAGCCAGGCTGCTGGAAGAAAACCACTTTGACTGCCTGTTTATTGCCGATGCGCTCGGTTTGCTGGATAACTGGGGCGACTCCCCGGCGGCCTCACTGCGCAACGGTATCCAGTCACCTCTGATCGATCCTCTGCTGCTGGTCTCGGCGATGGCCGCCAGCACGCAACGACTCGGCTTTGGTATCACGGTGTCCACCACCTATGAACAGCCTTATCTGCTCGCCCGCAAGTTCACCACCCTTGATCACCTCAGTAATGGACGTATCGCGTGGAATATCGTGACCTCGCAACTGGAGAGTGCGGCGCGCAACCTTGGGTTGGAACGTCAGATGGATCATGACCAACGTTATGAACGCGCCGATGAATTTCTCGCGGTGTGCTACAAGTTGTGGCAACACTCATGGCAGCGTGATGCGCTGCGCCGTGATAAACAGGCCGGTATCTACAGCGACCCGACTAAAGTGCACGCCATCGGGCATCATGGCGCGTGGTTTGATGTGCCGGACGCACACCTCTCCGAACCCAGCCCACAACGCACACCGGTGCTGTTTCAGGCCGGTGGCTCACCGCGTGGGATTGCGTTTGCGGCGAAACATGCAGAAGTGGTGTTCGTCGCCGGACTGGACGCCGCAGGCGTCAAAAAGCAGGTCCAGGCGATCAAAGCATGCGCCCGCGAGTATGGCCGCGCAGCGGATAGCATTAAATTTATCAGCGCCGTAACGGTGATTACTGCCGCGACCGGGGATGCCGCGCAAGCGCGTTTTGCCGAACTGCAACACTACTACGATCTGGAAGGGGCGTTGGTGCACTACGCCGCCAGCACCGGTGTCGACCTTTCGCAACATGACATCGATGCGCCGCTCGACTGGCGTCACACCAATTCCAATCAGTCACTGCTTAAAATGGTGACCGGTACTGAGGGTGAACCCCGCAAAACCCTGCGCGAGGTGTTCCTGCCAGCATCCGGGCTTGGCCGACAAAAGACTTTCGTTGGCAGCGGAGAACAGGTCGCCACCCAACTGGAACAGTGGCTGGAGGAGAGTGATACCGATGGTATTAACCTGGCACAGTGGCTCAGCCCGTCCAGTTTTGCGGATTTTGCCCGTTGGGTGGTGCCGGTGCTGCAACAGCGTGGACGTCTGGGCAGCAACCTGCCTGGCAGCACTCTGCGCCAGTGTCTGTTCCCACAGGGCGGTAACGAGCCTGCGATCGATCACCCCGCCCAAAATCCCCTCCCCTGA
- a CDS encoding low temperature requirement protein A: protein MTVQHPGLLRQRDGHHARVTWEELFFDLVYVFAVTQLSHRLLHDLSANGMLQTLILWFAVWLGWQYTCWVTNWFSPETPQIRSLLFGVMAAALVMAAALPDAFGERAWFFVTAYLIIQVGRTAWIVCVLGPHHALSANYRRMLVWLVISALIWCAGALSSGGLRTALWALAVLCEYLSPMTGFALPGMGRSSTRDWTIEGGHLTERCQLFVIVALGESLLATGGSLAESQAWTFPVLSAMSATFISALAVWWLYFGTSGEQATQAITHSADPGRMGARFHYIHVILVGGIIVMAVGNDLTLEGPEHHVTLLHGAVISAGSVIFLVGSAIYKRVVYGSIPVTHIVGALALCLAVVLMPVLTLEQAGWLTTVIMLITAVAESRVHQRRMIKMKGV from the coding sequence ATGACTGTTCAACATCCTGGCTTATTGCGCCAGCGCGATGGGCACCATGCCCGCGTCACCTGGGAAGAATTGTTTTTCGATCTGGTTTACGTGTTCGCCGTTACCCAACTTAGCCACCGCCTGCTGCACGATCTCAGCGCCAACGGCATGCTGCAAACGCTGATTCTGTGGTTCGCGGTCTGGCTCGGCTGGCAATATACCTGCTGGGTCACCAACTGGTTCAGTCCCGAAACGCCGCAAATTCGTAGCTTGTTATTTGGTGTGATGGCGGCGGCACTGGTGATGGCCGCCGCGCTGCCCGACGCTTTTGGTGAGCGGGCGTGGTTCTTCGTGACCGCGTACCTCATCATTCAGGTGGGGCGCACTGCATGGATTGTCTGCGTGCTCGGTCCACATCATGCCCTGAGCGCCAACTATCGCCGGATGCTGGTGTGGCTGGTCATTTCCGCGCTGATCTGGTGTGCCGGTGCGCTGAGCAGCGGCGGTTTGCGCACCGCCCTCTGGGCTCTGGCGGTGTTGTGTGAATATCTCTCGCCGATGACCGGTTTTGCCCTGCCAGGGATGGGACGTTCCTCCACCCGCGACTGGACGATCGAGGGGGGACATCTCACCGAACGTTGTCAGTTGTTTGTGATCGTGGCGTTGGGAGAAAGCCTGCTGGCGACCGGAGGCAGTCTGGCCGAGAGCCAGGCCTGGACCTTCCCGGTACTCTCCGCGATGTCCGCAACGTTTATTTCGGCGCTGGCGGTATGGTGGCTCTACTTTGGCACTTCTGGGGAGCAGGCGACACAGGCCATCACCCACTCCGCTGATCCTGGTCGCATGGGGGCACGTTTTCACTATATCCATGTGATTTTGGTCGGCGGGATTATCGTCATGGCGGTAGGGAATGACCTCACCCTCGAAGGGCCGGAACATCACGTGACGCTGCTGCATGGTGCGGTAATCAGCGCCGGGTCGGTGATCTTCCTGGTAGGCAGCGCCATCTACAAACGGGTGGTGTACGGCAGCATCCCCGTCACCCATATTGTCGGGGCGCTGGCGCTGTGTCTGGCGGTGGTACTGATGCCGGTGTTAACGCTGGAACAGGCCGGTTGGCTGACCACCGTGATCATGCTGATCACAGCCGTGGCGGAATCACGGGTACATCAGCGCCGCATGATTAAAATGAAAGGTGTATGA
- a CDS encoding LysR family transcriptional regulator codes for MKLNFDNDLTVRKLFIFCTYMESENLARTAETLGISTVSVHRALHTLEESLRCPLFTHKGRNLVALPAAWTLLEYSREALQTLSQGLEETRRTAGIGLGHLRIGTLYSLSLETVPRLIMNMKLRRPELELNLTMGSNQVLTGMLQNNQLDAIIISVTETEIDQKVFEQVSLFQDDIYLAVPTTEPRDAAVDIDLRDYSDKPFVSLDEGFATFTGFQEACHVAGFEPNIVTRVNDIFSMLSLVQAGMGYSLVPGRMRKQYEHDLQFRKLAEPYQMRQQIAIVFARNREHDPNLLALVAEGRMYALSLQDKSQPRA; via the coding sequence ATGAAACTCAATTTCGATAATGATCTGACGGTGCGCAAACTTTTCATTTTCTGCACCTATATGGAAAGCGAAAATCTGGCGCGCACGGCGGAAACACTCGGCATCAGTACCGTCAGTGTGCACCGCGCGTTGCATACGCTGGAGGAGAGTCTGCGTTGCCCGCTGTTTACCCACAAGGGACGTAACCTGGTGGCGCTGCCCGCCGCCTGGACCTTGCTGGAGTATAGCCGCGAAGCGTTGCAGACCCTCAGCCAGGGGCTGGAAGAGACCCGGCGCACGGCGGGTATCGGGCTGGGACATCTGCGGATCGGCACGCTGTATTCCTTATCGCTGGAAACCGTGCCACGCCTGATCATGAATATGAAACTGCGTCGCCCGGAACTGGAGCTGAACCTAACCATGGGATCCAATCAGGTGCTGACCGGGATGCTGCAAAATAATCAACTGGACGCGATCATCATCTCGGTGACGGAAACGGAAATCGACCAGAAGGTGTTTGAGCAGGTCAGCTTGTTTCAGGATGATATTTATCTGGCGGTGCCGACTACGGAACCGCGCGATGCGGCGGTGGATATCGACCTGCGCGACTACAGCGACAAACCCTTTGTCTCGCTCGATGAAGGGTTTGCCACCTTTACCGGTTTTCAGGAAGCCTGTCATGTGGCGGGTTTTGAACCCAATATCGTCACGCGCGTCAATGATATCTTTTCGATGCTCAGCCTGGTGCAGGCGGGGATGGGGTATTCACTGGTGCCGGGGCGTATGCGCAAACAATACGAGCACGACTTACAGTTCCGCAAGCTGGCCGAGCCTTATCAAATGCGCCAGCAAATCGCCATCGTCTTTGCCCGCAACCGCGAACATGATCCGAATCTGTTAGCGCTGGTGGCGGAGGGCCGGATGTACGCCCTGAGCCTACAGGATAAGTCTCAGCCACGAGCGTAG
- the mdcH gene encoding malonate decarboxylase subunit epsilon: MKTLFTFPGQGAQRPGMLHDLPRDVTWQQAQAVLADELTTLDSPDALQHTRSVQLALLIAGVSAARRLMAQGVQPDMVCGLSIGAYPAAVIAGALDFADALRLVALRGDLMESAYPHGYGLTAINGLPLYQVEPLVDNQHSFIANINSESQIVIAGSEAAMQAVGDAARAQGANCVRRLAISVPSHCALLNEPAHKLAQQMRQVSLQPPRCAYLSGNSARVLWQPERIADDLAMNMARQVRWHEAMVAAEEREVRLVIEMPPGGVLTGLTRSTQPQGECLALERSSIELVQHLYARG; the protein is encoded by the coding sequence ATGAAAACCTTGTTTACCTTTCCCGGTCAGGGCGCACAACGGCCAGGTATGCTTCACGATCTACCACGTGATGTTACCTGGCAGCAGGCGCAAGCGGTATTGGCGGATGAGCTGACCACCCTCGACAGTCCTGACGCATTACAGCATACCCGGTCCGTGCAGCTTGCACTGCTGATAGCGGGGGTCTCCGCTGCCCGCAGATTGATGGCGCAGGGTGTGCAACCGGATATGGTCTGTGGCTTGTCGATTGGCGCTTATCCGGCGGCGGTGATTGCCGGGGCACTGGACTTTGCGGACGCGTTACGGCTGGTGGCGCTGCGCGGCGATCTGATGGAAAGTGCGTATCCGCACGGCTATGGTCTTACCGCCATCAACGGCTTACCGTTGTACCAGGTGGAGCCGCTGGTGGATAACCAGCACAGTTTTATCGCCAACATCAACTCGGAATCGCAGATCGTCATTGCGGGCAGTGAGGCGGCGATGCAAGCCGTCGGTGATGCGGCGCGGGCACAAGGCGCCAACTGCGTCCGCCGCCTGGCAATTAGCGTGCCATCCCACTGCGCCTTGTTGAATGAACCGGCGCACAAGCTGGCGCAGCAGATGCGGCAAGTGTCACTGCAACCGCCACGCTGTGCCTACCTCAGCGGCAACAGCGCCCGGGTATTGTGGCAACCGGAACGCATTGCTGACGATCTGGCGATGAATATGGCCCGCCAGGTTCGCTGGCATGAGGCGATGGTCGCGGCGGAAGAACGCGAGGTACGGTTGGTGATTGAGATGCCACCCGGCGGGGTGCTGACCGGCCTGACGCGCAGTACCCAACCGCAGGGGGAGTGTCTGGCGTTGGAGCGCAGCAGCATCGAACTGGTGCAACATCTCTACGCTCGTGGCTGA